The DNA sequence GACGACCGTTTCGACGACGTCGACCGGATACTGGCTGTTCGGCGTCGTCTTCTGGCAGACCGGAGCCCCGAAGTCATCCGTCGTGCACGTGAACCCGTCCGCCGGCAACGCTGCCGCGGCGGCGGCGACATCGGACGCGGGCGCAGTGCTGATGAGCACCAGCAGCCCGGTCGCGTCACCCGCGAACCAGTCGCAGCCCAGGGCGAGCGTCGCGTTCGCGGGCACCGGTCGGACGAACTGCGTGTAGTCGCCGCCCTGGAAGCCGAGCCCGTCGAGCACTGCGGCACGTGACTGCTCCGTCCCGAGTGCGGCGCAGTCGGTGGGCAGCGTCACCGGCGCAACCGTCGCCGTCGGCATGGGGGTCGCCGTCGGCGTGGGCGAGCCGCTCGCGGTCGGCGCGGCGCTCGTGGGCGATGCCGTGGGGGTGTTCTCCGCCCCGTCGCACGCAGAGAGGCCCAGCGCCAGGATCCCGGCGAAGACGAGCGTGGACAGGGTGCGCGTGCGTGTGCGTGTGCGGATCATCGCCGTTCCGATTCTCTCGAAGGTCCCCCCTGACCCGAGCATAAGGGTGCATAGGCTGGGGGCGTGCCACGGATCATTGCAGGACGTGCCGGATCGATCGTGCTCGACGTCGCCGACAGCGGAACCCGTCCCACGAGCGATCGGGTCCGAGAGTCGCTGTTCGGTGCCCTCGAATCCGCCGACGCGCTGCGAGGTGCCGCGGTGCTGGACCTGTACGCGGGATCGGGGGCGCTGGGACTTGAGGCGGTGAGCAGGGGCGCGGCATCCGCGGATCTCGTCGAGAAGTCGCCGCAGGCCGCGGCGATCGTGCAGCGCAATGCGGCGAAGGTCGGCAAGTCCGTCGGGCGCGACGTCGCGATCACGGTGCACCGCAATGCGGTGGCGACCTTCCTCGGCGGGCCGCGCGGACCGTACGATCTCGTGTTCCTCGACCCGCCCTACGAGCTGTCCGAGGCGGACTTGACACATGCGCTCTCTTTACTCGTCCCCTCACTGTCGGCGGAGGCCACCGTCGTGGTCGAGCGGGCCGCTCGCGCCCCGCAACCGCTGTTGCCGCCCGGGCTGCGCCACGAGCGTTCCAAGAGGTACGGCGACACCGTCCTGTGGTGGGCGACGCCGGTCGGCTGATCAGCCGCGGTGGGCGTCCCAGTCCCGGTAGGGATCCCACCCGGCGCGACCGTCGTGGGCTCTGCCGTCCACGAGCACCCGATGCGGGCCCGCTGGCAGGACGCGTCCGATCGCCCGGAAGCCGGAGGGCAGCGGATCGGAATCCGGGAAGGCCGCGAGCAGCGCGTGGTCCTCGCCTCCGGTGAGGGCCGTCTGAGGATCGGGTCCGAGCGCTGCGAAGTCGATCCCGATCGATACCTCGGATGCCGCGGCCATGCGCGATGCGTCCAGCAGGAGTCCGTCCGAGACGTCCATAAGGGCCGTCGCCCCCGCGTCCGCCGCAACCGGCCCGAGGGCGATCGGCGGCGTCGGCGCCAGCTGCGCGCGGAGCGCGTCGCGCTCGGCGTCGTCGAGGAGGTCGGCGTCGACGGGGACCGCCTCACCGGAGGCGTCGCGGAAACGATCGAACAGGATGCCGAGCCCGCGTCCGGCGAGTCCGAGCGCGCCGGCCACGGCGATCACATCGCCCGCGCGTGCGCCGCCGCGGAGCACAGGTTGTCTCCCGTCGAGGCTGCCGAGCGCCGTGACGGCGATCGTGAGCGTGTTTGAGACCGTGAGATCGCCCCCTTCGATCGTGCAGCCCGGTGCGAGCGCCTCGCACGCGGCGCACAGCCCCTCCGCGAACCGCTCGACGAAAGCGACGGTGGTGCTGCCCGGCATCGCGAGGGCGACGAGCAGCGCCGTGGGCCTCGCGCCCATTCCCGCGATGTCGGCGAGATTGACCGCCGCCGCCTTCCACCCGAGGTCGAACCCGTTCGACCACGCGAGCCGGAAGTCCGGGCCGTGGACGAGGGTGTCGGTGGTCGCCACGACCCGCCCATCGGGTGCGGACACGACGGCGGCGTCGTCTCCGGGACCGACCAGGGCGCGCGACGGCCCGATCCGCTCGAGGATCCTCGCAAGGACCGCCGCCTCGCTGAGCTCACCGACCGTCCGTTCGTCCGCGCGCGAGCTCATCCGTCCACGGTAGCGTCCACGACTCGCAGCGAGGCACGCGAACGGGCCCGCAGGTAGCCTGGAGGAGTGTCCCACCGATCCGCTGCCCTCGTGTCCGTAGCGCTGGTCACCCTGCTCGGCGTGGCGCTGTCTGGCTGCGCCTCGACGGTGTCGCTGGAGGCCGCTCCCGAGGCGAACACGCCGGAGTGCGCGGACGTCACCGTGCGGATGCCCGACACCGTGGACGGCCAGGAGCGCCGCTGGACGGACGCGCAGGCGACCGGGGCGTGGGGCGATCCGGCCGCGGTGATCCTGACGTGCGGGCTCGAAGCACCCGGCCCGTCCACCCTCCGCTGCATCACGATCGGGGGTGTGGACTGGCTCGTCGATGAGAGCGAGGCGCCGCGCTTCCGACTCACCACGTATGGGCGGACGCCGGCTGTCGAGCTGTTCGTCGACAACGAGGTCGTCTCGCCCAACAACGTGCTGTCGGATCTCTCCGGAGCCGTCGGTCAGCTGCCCAAGGATCGCGAATGCATCGCTCCCGAGTCGGCGGATCCTGAAGCGCAGGGTTAGGCGCGCTCGAGCGCAGTGTCGATCAGCTCGGCGATCAGCTCGGGGTAGGTCATGCCGGACGCGATCCAGCACTTCGGGAACATCGAGATCGGCGTGAACCCGGGCATCGTGTTCAGCTCGTTCACGACGAGCCCGTCGGACGCGAGGAAGAAGTCGACCCGCGCGAGTCCCCGCCCCTCGACGGCTTCGAACGCGCGGATGCCGAGCTCCTGGATCGCGGCGATCTCGGCGTCGGTCAGCTCGGCGGGGCACACCACCTCGGCCCCGTCGCCGCCGAGGTACTTCCCCTCGAAATCGTAGAACTCGCGCGTCGTGAGGACGATCTCGCCCGGGAGCGACGCCCGCGCGCGGCCACCGCGGCGGCCTTCGAGGATCGCGACCTCCACTTCGCGCCCGACGATCGCCGTCTCGATGAGGACCTTCTCGTCCTCCGCGAAGGCGACCCGGAGGGCGTCGTCCAGCTCATCGGGCGCGGCGACCTTGGACACACCCACGCTCGAACCCGCGCGCGCGGGCTTGACGAACAACGGAAGACCCAGGGCCACGGCGTCCGCCCGCACTGCGTCGGGATCGCGCGCCCAACCGGCGGCCGTCACGGTCACCCACGGAGAGACCGGCACGCCCGCTGACCGGAGCACGATCTTCATGAAGTGCTTGTCCATGCACAGCGCCGAATCCAGCACCCCGCCACCGGCGTACGGCAGCTCGAGGGTGTCCAGGAACCCCTGGACGGTGCCGTCCTCGCCGTGCACGCCGTGCAGGATCGGCAGGACGACATCGACGTTCCCGAGATCGGCGATGTCACCGTCCGCGCGGCGCACGCGCAGCGTCCGATCGCCACCGCCTTCGGGCCACAGGATCCGGGAGCCGTTGTCGATGACCTCCGGAAGCCGGTCGGCGTCGAGGGCGAACTTGTCGGGATCGTCGTCCTCGAGGACGAACACACCCTCGCGGGTGATCCCGACCGGGATCACCGCGTAGCGGTCACGCGGAATCGCGCGGAGAACGCCGCCCGCCGTTGCGGAACTGATCGAGTGTTCGCTGGAGCGACCTCCAAAGAGCACCACCACCGCCGGCCTGTCCATTCTGCGTCCTTTCGCCCTGGGGCTCATCGTCATCCGTCGTGAGGTGTGGTGCGATCTCACGCGGGTCCATCGTTCCGTCCAGCACCATCTTCACCTGCTCGACGATCGGCATCTGGATGCCGGCCTCGCGGGCGAGCTGCAGCACCGGCGCGACCGAAGCCAGGCCTTCGGCGGTCTGGTTCATCTGCTTCACGACGTCCTGGAAGCTGTAGCCCTGGCCGAGAAGTCGGCCCGCCGTGTTGTTCCGGCTGAGCGGCGACTGGCACGTCGCGATGAGGTCGCCGAGGCCCGCGAGGCCCTGCAGCGTCTCCACCTCCGCGCCTTGGGCGACCGCGAAATCGCTCATCTCCACGAGACCGCGCGTGATGATCGAGGCCTTCGTGTTCTCCCCGTATCCGACGCCGTCGACGATCCCGATCGCCACGGCGATCAGGTTCTTGAGCACTCCGCCGAACTCGGTGCCGATCACGTCCGTGTTCACGAACGTGCGGAAGTAGCGGTTGCGCGCACGGCGGGCGACAGCATCGGCGGTCTCCTGGCTGATCGAGGAGATCACCGCCGCCGTCGGCTGCTCGCGGGCGATCTCAAGCGCGAGGTTGGGCCCTGAGGCCACGGCGATGCGCGCCGGGTCGCAGTGCAGCTCCTGCTCGATGACCTGACTCATGCGCAGGCCGGAGCGCCGCTCGACGCCCTTCATGAGCGAGACGATCGGCGCGTCCGTGCCCGTCACGAGCGGACGGACCGCCTTGAGGTTCTCCCGCAGCGCCTGGCTCGGGATGGACAGATAGATCTGCTCGGCGCCGTCGAGCGCTTCCGACAGATGATGCGTCGCGTGCATGTCGCGCGGCAGGTTGATCCCCGGGAGGTACTCGCTGTTGCGCTTGGCCTCGTGGATCTCATTCGCGAGCTCGGGTCGACGTGCCCACATCGTGACGTGCGCACCGCCGTCCGCGAGGATCTTGCCGAACGTCGTCCCCCAGCTGCCTGCGCCGATCACGGCCACGCGCGGCAGGGCGGCTTCCTGTCTACGGCTCAAGGCGACCCGTCTCCTTCTGCCCGTGCTCGCTGGGGTTCCAGCGCTTCGCGGGAGCGGGAACGCCACGCAACTGCGAGAGCAGCTGGGCGATCGCATTCATCAGGCGGTCGGTTCCGGCTACGAGGGCGGCCGGCTGCGTCCCCTTCCCGGCATACTCACCGAGGTCGACCGGATCGCCGACGATGACCTGCACGGGCCGCCGCAACGGCCAGAAGCTCAGCCTGCCGTACCGCGGCAGGATGTCCTGGGCTCCCCAGTGCGCCATCGGGATGAGCGGGATGCCGTCCGCGAGGGCCAGGCGCACCGCACCGGTCTTCCCCCGCATCGGCCACAGGTCCGGATCGCGCGTCAGAGTGCCTTCGGGGTAGACGATGACCCCCCGGCCGTGCTCGACCAGGATCTCGGACGCCTCGATCGTCTGGCGTGCGGCGGATGCCGAGGAGGAACGGGCGACGGGGACCATGCCGGTCGCCCGCAGCGCCCATCCGAGCACCGGAACCTTGAAGAGGCTCTCCTTAGCCATGAAGCGCGGTGCGCGCCCCATCCGCCACACGGCGACGGCGACGATGAGCGGGTCGAACTCCGTCGAATGGCTCGGCGCGAGGACGTACGCGCCCTCCTGCGGGAGCTTGTGACCGTCGATGATCTCGATCTTGGCGAAAATTGCGGTCAGCGGCACGACGACCCAGGAGAGCGGCCAGAACACGCTCGGGCGGGTTCGCTCCGTGCTGCGTCGGGGCGTGCGCGCGCCCGGAGTGCGGGGTGAGGCGGTGGCCACGCGTCAGCCGATGACGTCGAAATCGGCGCCCAAGGCGTCGAGCTTCGTGAAGAGCTTCTCGTAGCCGCGGCGGATGATGCCGACGTTGCGGACGACGGACTCGCCTTCGGCCGCCAGAGCCGCGATCAGGTAGCTGTACCCGCCCCGCAGGTCGGGCACCACGACATCGGCGCCGTGCAACGGGGTCGGGCCGTTGATCACCGCTGCCTGTTCGAGCGCGCGACGCGGCACGCGGCGGTCGGGGCTGTCGATCCCCTGCGGATGCACCACGATGTCCGCGCCCATCTGCACGAGGGCCTCGGTGAATCCGAGACGGTTCTCGTACACGGTCTCGTGCACGATCGACGTGCCGGGCGCCTGGGTGAGCGCCACGATGAGGGGCTGCTGCCAGTCCGTCATGAAGCCGGGATGTACGTCCGTCTCGACGACGACCGGCTTGAGCGCGCTTCCCCGGCGGAACCGGATGCCGTCCTCGTGCACGTCGAACTCGCCGCCTGCCTTGCGGTACACGTTGAGGAACGTCAGCATCTCCTGCTGCTTCGCGCCGCCGACGTAGATGTCGCCGTCGGTCGCGAGCGCGGCGCACGCCCACGACGCTGCCTCGTTGCGGTCGAAGATGCAGCGATGGTCGTACCCGCGCAGGCTCTCCACGCCCTCGATCAGGATCACCCGGTTGGGCTCGTAGGAGATGATCGCGCCCATCTTCTGCAGGACGGCGATGAGATCCATGATCTCGGGCTCGATCGCGGCGTTGCGCAGCTCGGTCACACCCTTCGCGCGCACGGCGGTGAGCAGGACCTGCTCGGTCGCGCCGACGCTCGGGTAAGGCAGCTCGATGTCCGCGCCGTGCAGGCCGTTCGGTGCCGTGATCCGGATGCCCTCGTAGGTCTTGTCGACGATCGCGCCGAACGCGCGGAGTGCGTCCATGTGGAAATTGATGGGGCGGTCGCCGATCCGGCAGCCGCCGAGGTCGGGGATGAGGGCTTCGCCGAGGAGGTGCAGCAGCGGGCCGCAGAAGAGGATCGGGATGCGGGAGGCCCCCGCGTGCGCGTCGATCTCCTCGAAATGCGCCGAGACGGCCCCGCTCGGGTCGAATACGAGGGAGCCTTCCTCGTCACCCTGCTGCACGGTCACGCCGTGCACCTCGAGCAGGGACCGGACGACCTGTACGTCGCTGATGTCGGGCACGTCGCGCAGGACGCTGACCGTCTCTCCGAGGAGTGCCGCCACCATCGCCTTCGTGGCGAGGTTCTTCGCGCCCTTGACCTCCACGCGTCCGGTCAGTGGGCGACCGCCGCGGATCGCGAGCGTCTCACCGGTCATGCCGCCCCCTGTCGCCTTCGATCGTGCCTGGTCGTCCAGAAGCGTCTTCATCCGGTGGATCCTCACTTGTGTCTCGAGGGAACGGCCGTCCGCGCCCAGCCTCGTGGGCTGGATGCCCGAGCCTACGGAACCGACTGAGTCTATGGAACAGGCAGTGTCCGAGGGCGCCACGCCTCTCGGCGAGCCTCGAACTGCGCGATCTTGTCCTCGTTGCGCAGGGTGAGCCCGATGTCGTCGAGCCCTTCGAGAAGCCGCCACCTAGTGTAATCGTCGATCTCGAACGGCACCTGGAGGTCGCCGATCGAGGCGGTGCGGGCCTCGAGATCGACCGTCATGCGGATGCCGGGCTCGGCGTCGATCGCCGCCCAGATGCGCTCGAGGTCCGCTTCGGAGATCACGCCGGTCAGCAGTCCCTGCTTGCCGGAGTTCCCTCGGAAGATGTCGGCGAACTTCGGGCTGAGGACGACCGCGAATCCGAAATCGCGCAGTGCCCAGACGGCGTGCTCCCGGCTGGACCCGGTCCCGAAGTCGGGTCCGGCGACCAGGACGCTCGCGCCCTGGTACGCGGGCTGGTT is a window from the Microbacterium lacus genome containing:
- the rsmD gene encoding 16S rRNA (guanine(966)-N(2))-methyltransferase RsmD — translated: MPRIIAGRAGSIVLDVADSGTRPTSDRVRESLFGALESADALRGAAVLDLYAGSGALGLEAVSRGAASADLVEKSPQAAAIVQRNAAKVGKSVGRDVAITVHRNAVATFLGGPRGPYDLVFLDPPYELSEADLTHALSLLVPSLSAEATVVVERAARAPQPLLPPGLRHERSKRYGDTVLWWATPVG
- the thiL gene encoding thiamine-phosphate kinase, which produces MSSRADERTVGELSEAAVLARILERIGPSRALVGPGDDAAVVSAPDGRVVATTDTLVHGPDFRLAWSNGFDLGWKAAAVNLADIAGMGARPTALLVALAMPGSTTVAFVERFAEGLCAACEALAPGCTIEGGDLTVSNTLTIAVTALGSLDGRQPVLRGGARAGDVIAVAGALGLAGRGLGILFDRFRDASGEAVPVDADLLDDAERDALRAQLAPTPPIALGPVAADAGATALMDVSDGLLLDASRMAAASEVSIGIDFAALGPDPQTALTGGEDHALLAAFPDSDPLPSGFRAIGRVLPAGPHRVLVDGRAHDGRAGWDPYRDWDAHRG
- a CDS encoding DUF3515 domain-containing protein; translated protein: MSHRSAALVSVALVTLLGVALSGCASTVSLEAAPEANTPECADVTVRMPDTVDGQERRWTDAQATGAWGDPAAVILTCGLEAPGPSTLRCITIGGVDWLVDESEAPRFRLTTYGRTPAVELFVDNEVVSPNNVLSDLSGAVGQLPKDRECIAPESADPEAQG
- a CDS encoding D-alanine--D-alanine ligase family protein, encoding MDRPAVVVLFGGRSSEHSISSATAGGVLRAIPRDRYAVIPVGITREGVFVLEDDDPDKFALDADRLPEVIDNGSRILWPEGGGDRTLRVRRADGDIADLGNVDVVLPILHGVHGEDGTVQGFLDTLELPYAGGGVLDSALCMDKHFMKIVLRSAGVPVSPWVTVTAAGWARDPDAVRADAVALGLPLFVKPARAGSSVGVSKVAAPDELDDALRVAFAEDEKVLIETAIVGREVEVAILEGRRGGRARASLPGEIVLTTREFYDFEGKYLGGDGAEVVCPAELTDAEIAAIQELGIRAFEAVEGRGLARVDFFLASDGLVVNELNTMPGFTPISMFPKCWIASGMTYPELIAELIDTALERA
- a CDS encoding NAD(P)H-dependent glycerol-3-phosphate dehydrogenase: MIGAGSWGTTFGKILADGGAHVTMWARRPELANEIHEAKRNSEYLPGINLPRDMHATHHLSEALDGAEQIYLSIPSQALRENLKAVRPLVTGTDAPIVSLMKGVERRSGLRMSQVIEQELHCDPARIAVASGPNLALEIAREQPTAAVISSISQETADAVARRARNRYFRTFVNTDVIGTEFGGVLKNLIAVAIGIVDGVGYGENTKASIITRGLVEMSDFAVAQGAEVETLQGLAGLGDLIATCQSPLSRNNTAGRLLGQGYSFQDVVKQMNQTAEGLASVAPVLQLAREAGIQMPIVEQVKMVLDGTMDPREIAPHLTTDDDEPQGERTQNGQAGGGGALWRSLQRTLDQFRNGGRRSPRDSA
- a CDS encoding lysophospholipid acyltransferase family protein; this encodes MATASPRTPGARTPRRSTERTRPSVFWPLSWVVVPLTAIFAKIEIIDGHKLPQEGAYVLAPSHSTEFDPLIVAVAVWRMGRAPRFMAKESLFKVPVLGWALRATGMVPVARSSSASAARQTIEASEILVEHGRGVIVYPEGTLTRDPDLWPMRGKTGAVRLALADGIPLIPMAHWGAQDILPRYGRLSFWPLRRPVQVIVGDPVDLGEYAGKGTQPAALVAGTDRLMNAIAQLLSQLRGVPAPAKRWNPSEHGQKETGRLEP
- the murA gene encoding UDP-N-acetylglucosamine 1-carboxyvinyltransferase, with product MKTLLDDQARSKATGGGMTGETLAIRGGRPLTGRVEVKGAKNLATKAMVAALLGETVSVLRDVPDISDVQVVRSLLEVHGVTVQQGDEEGSLVFDPSGAVSAHFEEIDAHAGASRIPILFCGPLLHLLGEALIPDLGGCRIGDRPINFHMDALRAFGAIVDKTYEGIRITAPNGLHGADIELPYPSVGATEQVLLTAVRAKGVTELRNAAIEPEIMDLIAVLQKMGAIISYEPNRVILIEGVESLRGYDHRCIFDRNEAASWACAALATDGDIYVGGAKQQEMLTFLNVYRKAGGEFDVHEDGIRFRRGSALKPVVVETDVHPGFMTDWQQPLIVALTQAPGTSIVHETVYENRLGFTEALVQMGADIVVHPQGIDSPDRRVPRRALEQAAVINGPTPLHGADVVVPDLRGGYSYLIAALAAEGESVVRNVGIIRRGYEKLFTKLDALGADFDVIG
- the leuD gene encoding 3-isopropylmalate dehydratase small subunit, with the protein product MEKFTTHTGIAAPLKRSNVDTDQIIPAVYLKRVTKTGFDDALFAAWRQDPDFVLNQPAYQGASVLVAGPDFGTGSSREHAVWALRDFGFAVVLSPKFADIFRGNSGKQGLLTGVISEADLERIWAAIDAEPGIRMTVDLEARTASIGDLQVPFEIDDYTRWRLLEGLDDIGLTLRNEDKIAQFEARREAWRPRTLPVP